A single region of the Mercenaria mercenaria strain notata chromosome 6, MADL_Memer_1, whole genome shotgun sequence genome encodes:
- the LOC128557681 gene encoding guanylate-binding protein 1-like has protein sequence MAYKGLSVFQRPRCLVNSSANGALQVQENIVCELSKIMDRLVVVAIVGLYRTGKSFLLNRLAGSHSGFRVGRTIKSETRGIWIWCKSHPTQPNSVLVLLDTEGLGDVDKVRFVCL, from the exons ATGGCATATAAAGGTTTGTCGGTATTTCAACGACCTAGATGTTTGGTAAATTCGTCGGCAAATGGAGCACTTCAGGTACAGGAAAATATTGTCTGTGAACTTTCAAAGATAATGGATCGTCTTGTTGTGGTAGCAATAGTAGGTTTATACAGAACTGGAAAATCGTTTTTACTGAACCGGCTGGCTGGGTCGCATTCAG GATTTCGTGTTGGAAGAACGATTAAATCGGAAACAAGAGGAATCTGGATATGGTGCAAGAGTCACCCGACACAACCAAACTCTGTTTTGGTATTACTGGACACAGAGGGACTTGGGGATGTTGATAAGGTTAGATTTGTCTGTCTGTAa